From one Candidatus Hydrogenedentota bacterium genomic stretch:
- a CDS encoding acyltransferase family protein produces MVVPRRADIDWLRIGAVLLLVPFHTARVFDTWEPFYAKSPETSLEMAILFIATCGAWHMPLLFLLAGASSWPALGVRGRKGYLRERTRRLLLPLIFCVLVVVAPQSYFGALTHGNFSGGYLEWYPRQFLTLGPDGDLSGYKGGFTPGHLWFVLFLYVYACLSLPLLLWLRGDAGRRFTAGLAKWVEKPGRFWLMPVPLMLAQALPDLGGKNIPYYLIFFLTGYVLLSEPGLEEAVDRRKKPALIAGLVSLVAVLAAWYFKFHRTYGLEIPFAILYEGVAAWCLVVAALSYGKGLREFRPPWLRHLAEGAYPFYILHQTIIIIIAYQVVQWGLNIWLAFCLITALSCMATAGLYWCGVRPFNGTRLLFGMKPKP; encoded by the coding sequence ATGGTTGTGCCGCGCCGCGCGGACATTGACTGGCTGCGCATCGGCGCGGTCCTGCTTCTGGTGCCCTTCCACACGGCGCGCGTCTTCGACACCTGGGAGCCCTTCTACGCTAAGAGCCCGGAAACCAGCCTTGAAATGGCGATACTCTTCATCGCCACCTGCGGGGCGTGGCACATGCCCCTTCTCTTCCTGCTGGCCGGTGCGTCCTCATGGCCCGCCCTGGGCGTGCGGGGCCGAAAGGGCTACCTGCGCGAGCGCACCCGCCGGCTCCTGCTGCCGCTGATTTTCTGCGTTCTCGTGGTGGTCGCGCCGCAGTCCTATTTCGGGGCGCTCACCCACGGCAACTTCAGCGGCGGATACCTGGAATGGTACCCCCGCCAGTTCCTGACGCTGGGGCCCGACGGCGACCTGAGCGGCTACAAGGGCGGGTTCACCCCGGGCCACCTGTGGTTTGTGCTGTTCCTCTACGTCTACGCCTGCCTGAGCCTCCCCCTGCTGCTGTGGCTGCGCGGGGATGCGGGCCGCCGCTTCACCGCCGGCCTGGCCAAGTGGGTGGAAAAACCGGGCCGCTTCTGGCTGATGCCCGTGCCGCTGATGCTGGCGCAGGCCCTGCCGGACCTCGGCGGTAAAAACATCCCCTATTACCTCATCTTCTTCCTCACGGGGTACGTGCTGCTGTCGGAGCCGGGGCTGGAGGAGGCCGTGGACCGGCGGAAAAAGCCCGCACTCATCGCGGGGCTTGTGTCGCTGGTGGCCGTCCTGGCCGCATGGTATTTCAAATTCCACCGGACCTACGGGCTGGAAATTCCCTTCGCCATACTCTACGAGGGCGTGGCGGCGTGGTGTCTGGTCGTGGCGGCGCTCAGCTACGGGAAAGGGCTCCGGGAATTCCGGCCCCCGTGGCTGCGCCACCTCGCCGAGGGCGCCTACCCCTTCTACATCCTCCACCAGACCATCATCATTATCATTGCCTATCAGGTGGTCCAATGGGGACTGAACATCTGGCTGGCCTTCTGCCTGATCACGGCGCTCTCCTGCATGGCCACGGCGGGGCTTTACTGGTGCGGTGTCCGCCCCTTCAACGGAACGCGCCTCCTCTTTGGCATGAAACCAAAACCATAA